From the genome of Pseudomonas yamanorum, one region includes:
- a CDS encoding DNA-3-methyladenine glycosylase I — protein MRDYKWLHEYCLNRFGSAAELEAHLPVPLTPAKLRKISDDRYLSTLSLRVFRAGLKHSVVDAKWPAFEQVFFGFDPEKVVLMGAEHLERLMQDTRIIRHLGKLKSVPRNAQMILDVEKEKGSFGALIADWPVTDIVGLWKYLSKHGHQLGGLSAPRFLRMVGKDTFVPSYDVVAALNAQKIVDKVPTSLRDLATVQGAFNQWHAESGRPMCQLSMMLAYTVNH, from the coding sequence ATGCGCGATTACAAGTGGCTGCACGAATATTGTCTGAACCGGTTTGGTTCGGCGGCCGAGCTGGAAGCCCACCTGCCTGTGCCCCTGACCCCGGCGAAACTGCGCAAGATCAGCGATGACCGCTACCTGTCGACCCTGTCGCTGCGAGTGTTTCGCGCCGGGCTCAAACACAGCGTGGTGGACGCCAAGTGGCCGGCGTTCGAGCAAGTGTTCTTTGGCTTTGACCCGGAAAAAGTCGTGCTGATGGGCGCCGAGCACCTGGAGCGGCTGATGCAGGACACACGCATCATCCGCCACCTGGGCAAGCTCAAGAGCGTGCCGCGCAATGCGCAGATGATTCTGGATGTCGAGAAGGAAAAAGGCAGCTTCGGTGCGCTGATTGCCGACTGGCCGGTGACCGATATCGTCGGCCTGTGGAAATACCTGAGCAAGCACGGCCACCAGTTGGGCGGCCTGTCGGCGCCGCGCTTTTTGCGGATGGTGGGCAAGGACACGTTCGTGCCGAGCTATGACGTGGTGGCGGCGCTGAATGCGCAGAAGATTGTCGACAAGGTACCCACCAGCCTGCGGGACCTGGCCACGGTGCAAGGCGCGTTCAACCAGTGGCATGCCGAGAGCGGGCGGCCGATGTGCCAGTTGTCGATGATGTTGGCTTACACCGTGAATCATTGA
- a CDS encoding DUF2069 domain-containing protein, whose translation MARKPKVLPPQAWLEPRVKAARVLSLLAFLGLVGLLCAYYLVFADLHGARPWVILLIELVPLLLLAPGMILGSARGHSWMCFVVNLYFIKGALAAYDPNRQWFGVLEMLASLAVFCTALMYVRYRHQLNRRLAGEGLPA comes from the coding sequence GTGGCCAGGAAGCCTAAGGTACTGCCGCCCCAGGCGTGGCTGGAGCCACGGGTCAAGGCGGCGCGGGTGTTGAGCCTGCTGGCGTTTTTGGGTTTGGTGGGGTTGCTGTGTGCCTACTACCTGGTGTTCGCCGACCTGCACGGCGCGCGGCCGTGGGTGATTCTGCTGATCGAGCTGGTGCCGCTGCTGTTGCTGGCGCCGGGGATGATCCTGGGAAGCGCGCGCGGGCATTCGTGGATGTGCTTTGTGGTGAACTTGTACTTCATCAAGGGTGCGCTGGCGGCGTATGACCCGAACCGGCAGTGGTTTGGTGTGCTGGAAATGCTGGCGAGCCTGGCGGTGTTCTGCACGGCGCTGATGTATGTGCGTTACCGGCATCAACTGAATCGGCGGTTGGCGGGGGAAGGTTTGCCTGCCTGA
- the wrbA gene encoding NAD(P)H:quinone oxidoreductase produces the protein MSAPYVLVLYYSRNGSVSEMARQIARGVEQAGLEARLRTVPAISSECEAVAPDIPVDGPLYCSLDDLKNCAGLALGSPTRFGNMAAPLKYFLDGTSNLWLTGALVGKPAGVFTSTASLHGGQETTLMSMLLPLLHHGMLITGLPYSEQALLDTKGGGTPYGASHHSGADGKRALDQHEIALCRALGLRLAKTAALLENGRGQEA, from the coding sequence GTGAGTGCGCCGTATGTGCTGGTGTTGTATTACAGCCGCAACGGCTCGGTGAGCGAAATGGCCCGGCAGATAGCCCGGGGCGTCGAGCAAGCCGGGCTTGAGGCGCGCTTGCGCACTGTGCCGGCCATCTCCAGCGAATGCGAAGCCGTGGCGCCGGACATTCCGGTGGACGGCCCGCTGTACTGCAGCCTCGACGACCTGAAGAACTGCGCCGGCCTGGCGCTGGGCAGCCCGACCCGTTTCGGCAACATGGCCGCGCCGCTCAAGTACTTTCTCGATGGCACCAGCAACCTGTGGCTGACCGGCGCCCTGGTCGGCAAACCGGCGGGTGTGTTCACCTCCACCGCCAGCCTGCACGGTGGCCAGGAGACCACGCTGATGTCGATGCTGCTGCCGCTGCTGCACCACGGCATGCTGATCACCGGCCTGCCCTACAGCGAACAAGCCCTGCTCGACACCAAGGGCGGCGGTACGCCTTATGGCGCCAGCCACCATTCCGGTGCCGACGGCAAGCGCGCACTGGATCAACATGAAATCGCCCTGTGCCGCGCCCTCGGCCTGCGCCTGGCGAAGACCGCCGCGCTACTGGAGAACGGCCGTGGCCAGGAAGCCTAA
- the arsC gene encoding arsenate reductase (glutaredoxin) (This arsenate reductase requires both glutathione and glutaredoxin to convert arsenate to arsenite, after which the efflux transporter formed by ArsA and ArsB can extrude the arsenite from the cell, providing resistance.), with translation MTDLTLYHNPRCSKSRGALELLEARGLTPTVVRYLETPLDAVQLQALLGKLKLSARQLLRTGEDEYKTLNLADTRLSEAQLIAAIAAHPKLMERPILETADKAVIGRPPENILELVS, from the coding sequence ATGACCGATCTGACGCTTTATCACAACCCGCGCTGCTCGAAATCCCGCGGTGCGCTCGAATTGCTGGAAGCCCGTGGCCTGACACCCACCGTAGTGCGCTACCTGGAAACCCCGCTCGACGCCGTGCAATTGCAGGCCTTGCTGGGCAAGCTGAAGCTCAGCGCGCGGCAACTGCTGCGTACTGGCGAAGACGAATACAAAACCCTCAATCTGGCTGACACCCGCCTCAGCGAAGCGCAACTGATTGCCGCCATCGCCGCTCATCCGAAACTGATGGAACGCCCGATCCTCGAAACCGCCGACAAGGCTGTGATTGGCCGCCCGCCAGAGAACATCCTGGAGCTGGTTTCGTGA
- a CDS encoding TlpA disulfide reductase family protein, whose product MTRRLLGALAIIGTLLLSGCGNDYGVDQYGQKVAAERLDKQWLVVNYWAEWCGPCRTEIPELNALAEQLKGQSVGVFGVNFDNVQGEELKSASEKLGIKFTVLAQNPDGIFDIPRSEALPVTYIIDDKGKVREQLMGEQTAEGVLAKLKALRG is encoded by the coding sequence ATGACGAGGCGACTGTTAGGCGCATTGGCAATCATCGGCACACTGCTGCTCAGTGGCTGTGGCAATGATTATGGCGTTGACCAATACGGTCAGAAAGTGGCCGCCGAACGCCTGGACAAGCAATGGCTGGTGGTCAACTACTGGGCCGAGTGGTGTGGCCCGTGCCGTACCGAAATCCCTGAACTCAACGCTTTGGCTGAACAGCTCAAGGGCCAGTCGGTGGGGGTGTTCGGCGTGAACTTCGACAACGTCCAGGGTGAAGAACTCAAGAGCGCCAGTGAGAAACTGGGCATCAAGTTCACTGTATTGGCGCAGAACCCGGACGGGATCTTCGACATTCCCCGCAGTGAAGCCTTGCCGGTGACCTACATCATTGATGACAAGGGCAAGGTGCGCGAGCAACTGATGGGTGAGCAGACGGCGGAAGGGGTGTTGGCCAAGCTCAAAGCGTTGCGCGGATAA
- a CDS encoding META domain-containing protein produces MKAPLMLAVLGAGLAGCASDEVKLKQDHSYVVEWIGERPLMDYAHLTVTLGADGRAYGNGGCNHWFAPYTLDGDKLSFGKVGSTRKLCAEALMEQEHRFFQALQGVQRWDISPIEQTRFWPADGKPLRLWLEEG; encoded by the coding sequence ATGAAAGCCCCGCTGATGCTGGCCGTGCTGGGTGCAGGCCTTGCGGGCTGCGCCAGCGACGAGGTCAAGCTCAAGCAGGATCACAGCTACGTGGTGGAATGGATCGGTGAGCGGCCGCTGATGGATTACGCGCACCTGACCGTGACCCTCGGCGCCGATGGCCGGGCCTACGGCAATGGTGGCTGCAACCATTGGTTCGCGCCCTATACCCTGGATGGCGACAAGCTGAGCTTCGGCAAGGTCGGCAGCACCCGCAAACTCTGCGCCGAAGCGCTGATGGAGCAGGAACACCGCTTCTTCCAGGCCCTGCAAGGCGTGCAGCGCTGGGACATCTCGCCGATCGAACAGACCCGTTTCTGGCCGGCTGACGGCAAGCCGTTGCGGTTGTGGCTGGAAGAAGGCTGA
- a CDS encoding 2-hydroxyacid dehydrogenase: MRILLFSSQTYDRESFLAQPLPDGMQLQFQPARLNLDTVALAEHHEVVCAFINDDLSAPVLEQLANGGTRLIALRSAGYNHVDLPAAKRLGLTIVRVPAYSPHAVAEHAVALILALNRRLHRAYNRTRDGDFSLHGLTGFDLVGKTVGVVGTGQIGATFAKIMAGFGCQLLAYDPYPNPQVEALGARYVSLPQLLGESQIISLHCPLTADSKHLINAQSLAHMQPGAMLINTGRGGLVDTPALIDALKDGQLGYLGLDVYEEEAQLFFEDRSDLPLQDDVLARLLTFPNVIITAHQAFLTREALGAIAGTTLANIAAWAGGQAQNLVEG, from the coding sequence ATGCGCATCCTCCTCTTCAGCAGCCAGACCTACGACCGCGAGAGCTTTCTCGCCCAACCGTTGCCCGACGGCATGCAGCTGCAATTCCAGCCGGCCCGGCTGAACCTCGACACCGTGGCCCTGGCCGAACACCACGAAGTGGTCTGCGCCTTTATCAACGACGACCTCAGCGCCCCGGTGCTGGAGCAACTGGCCAACGGCGGCACCCGCCTGATCGCCCTGCGCTCGGCCGGCTACAACCATGTCGACCTGCCCGCCGCCAAACGCCTGGGCCTGACCATCGTGCGGGTGCCGGCCTATTCGCCCCATGCGGTGGCCGAACATGCGGTCGCGCTGATCCTGGCCCTCAATCGTCGCCTGCACCGCGCCTACAACCGTACCCGCGACGGTGACTTCAGCCTGCATGGCCTGACCGGTTTCGACCTGGTGGGCAAGACCGTCGGCGTGGTCGGCACCGGGCAGATCGGCGCCACATTCGCCAAGATCATGGCCGGGTTTGGCTGCCAGTTGCTGGCCTACGATCCTTACCCCAACCCGCAGGTCGAGGCCCTTGGTGCCCGGTATGTGAGCCTGCCGCAGTTGCTGGGCGAATCGCAGATCATCAGCCTGCATTGCCCGCTGACGGCGGACAGCAAACACCTGATCAACGCCCAAAGCCTCGCTCATATGCAGCCCGGCGCGATGCTGATCAATACCGGGCGCGGCGGCCTGGTGGACACCCCGGCGCTGATCGACGCACTCAAGGACGGCCAGCTCGGCTATCTGGGGCTGGATGTGTATGAAGAAGAGGCCCAGCTGTTTTTCGAAGACCGCTCGGACTTGCCCCTGCAAGACGACGTATTGGCGCGCCTGCTGACCTTCCCCAACGTGATCATCACCGCCCACCAGGCCTTCCTGACCCGCGAGGCCCTGGGGGCGATTGCTGGCACGACCCTGGCCAACATCGCGGCGTGGGCTGGCGGGCAGGCGCAAAACCTCGTCGAAGGATGA